TCGGAGCTTCGCGCGAGCGAGGAGGGCACCGAGGCGGCGCGCGCCGAGCTGCTCGCAGCCCACGCGACCGCAGACACGCTGCGAAACGAGCTCGCCAAGTCCCAGGCCGCGTGCGACGCCTGGCGGCTGGAGCTGCACGAGGTCCGCAACGACTCCGCGCGCCTGATGGACGAGACGGGCGAGGCCACCCTGCGCCTCGAGGCCGCCGAGGACGAGCTCAAGGAGGTCCGAGAGGAGCTCGCGACGGCGCGCGAGGCCCTCGCCGATCGCGATCGCGAGCTCGCCGCCTTCCGCAAGACCACCATCAGCCCCCTCGAGCACGAGACCCTGGGGCAGGAGCGCGACGCCCTCAAGCAGCGCCTTGCTGCCGTCGAGACGCGTCTCAGGCAGGAAGAAGCCGCCCGCGACGCCCTGCGCGGCGAGCTGGACAACTCGCGCCACCACACTCAAGTTATCGCCGCCACGACCGATATCAAGATCCAGGAGCGGATCGCGTCCTTGGATCAGGAGAAGGTGACGTTGCGCAACCAGCTCGAATCCGCCCACGCCGAGACCGATCGCCTTCGCAAGGAGCTGCACGGCGCAGTCCAGTCGGCTTTCAAGCCCTCGGCCGCGCCAAAGGCCGTCCCCAAGTCCCATGCTCCCAAGCCGGCGAATGCCGAGGAGCGACGCAAGCTCCTGGCTCAGCTGATCAACGGCCAGAACCCCTAGCCCGAGGCCATGCCTGATGACCCCTGACGGCCTGCAAGCGATCTTCTCGCGCATCCAGGAGCTGCGGCAGACCTTCGGGGTTGCCCGCTCCGCGGCTTCTCCTGCTCCCGAGGGCGGGGGCTTCGCGGCGGCGCTCGATGCTGCGGCCGCAGGCGCTGCCGCGCCGGCTCGCTCGGTCGATCCGGCGCTGGTCAGGGCCGTGATCCAGGCCGAGTCGGGCGGCGATCCTCACGCCGTCTCGCCGGCGGGTGCCCGAGGCCTCATGCAGCTGATGCCCGCGACTGCTCGGTCGCTCGGGGTGGATCCCGACGATCCGCAGCAGAACGTGGCGGGGGGCACCCGCTACCTTCGCCAGATGCTCGATCGCTTCGACTCGGTGCCCGAGGCCCTCGCCGCCTACAACGCCGGCCCCGGCGCGGTCGAGAAGCATGGCGGCATCCCCCCCTACGCCGAGACCCGGCACTACGTCGAGCGGGTCATGGACCTGTACCGCAAGAACCAGGAGGGCAAGCGTTGATCCGAGGCATCTACACGTCGGCGGCCGGCATGAGCGCCGAGATGGCGCGCCAGGAAGTCCTCGCCAACAACCTGGCGAACGTCAACACCAGCGGCTTCAAGCAGGACATGGCGGTGTTCCGCACCCGCCTCGACAAGACCGTTTACCGGGTCGAGGCGCAGGGTGGGGCCCGGGCGGGAGCGCCTGCCATCCAGAAGATGGGGGACCTGTCCTCGGGGGTCTACCTGGACGAGGTGGCGACCCGCTACGGCCAGGGCAACCTGCTTCAGACCGACGAGCCCCTCGATCTCGCCCTGTCCGGCGAGGGCTTCTTCGTGGTCCAGCCCGAGAGCGGCGAGGAGCTCCTCTCGCGCGGCGGGTCGCTCAAGCGCGACGCCGAGGGCTTTCTGGCCGACGACAGCGGTCGGCGGGTCCTGGGAGAGGGCGGCCCCATCCGCCTCGCCGCGAAGGGCAAGGTCCAGGTCGATCAGAGCGGGGTCATCACGCAGGGGCAGGCTGCCTTGGGCAAGCTGCGCCTGGTGAAGGTGGAGCGCCCCGACCAGAGCGTCGAGAAGCGCGGCGAGACCGCCTGGCGCCTGAAGGATCCCTCGGCGGTCGTCGGTGGGGCGCGCCCCGAGGTGCTCCAGGGCTACCTCGAGGCCTCCAACGTCAACCCCGTTCGCGAGATGGTCGAGATGATCACCGTGCAGCGCGCCTACGAGGCGAGCCAGCGGATGATTTCCGCCCAGGACGAGACCCTGGGTAAAGCCGTGAACGATCTCGGCCGAGGATAAGAGTAGTCAGCAACAGCCCGGGGATTTCCCCATCGAGAAAGGACGTCCAGGATGCTCGGTTCCCTCTGGTCCGCCGCATCGGGCATGAAGGCCCAGCAGGTCAACATCGACGTGACCTCCAACAACCTCGCCAACGTGAACACCCCTGGCTTCAAGAAGGCCCGCGCGGAGTTCCAGGACCTCATGTACCGTACGGCGTCCGAGGCGGGAGCCCCCGTCAACAACGGCACTCGGACCCCCATCGGTTCCCAGATCGGCATGGGAGTGCGCGCCGTGGGCGTCGCGCGCTCGTTCGCGCAGGGCGACTTTCTCCAGACCGAGAACCCCTACGACATGACCATCGAGGGCGAAGGCTTCTTCCAGGTCCAGATGGGCGACGGCACTGTCGCCTACACCCGTGACGGCGGCTTCAAGGTCGACTCCAACGGCACGCTCGTGACCTCGGAGGGCTTCATCGTCCAGCCCAACATCTCGGTGCCGCAGGGCGCGCGCCAGGTGACGGTGACCCCCGAGGGGGTCGTGACCGCCATGATCGGCGAACAGGCCCAGAACCTGGGCCAGATCCAGCTCGTTCGCTTCGTCAACCCGGCGGGTCTCACCGCCCAGGGCCGCAACCTCTTCAAGCCGACCGAGGCCTCGGGGGACCCCCAGACCTTCGCCCCCGGCGAGGCGGGCGCCGGCACGCGGGTCATGCAGGGCGCGCTCGAGAACTCGAACGTGAAGGTGGTCGAGGAGATGGTCAACCTGATCGTGGCGCAGCGCGCCTACGAGGCCAACTCCAAGTCGATCTCGACCGCCGACGAGATGCTCGGCCAGGCCAACAACCTCAAGCGCTAGAATCAGTGAGGGTGAGCCGTGACGTTCGATCCACGCGTTGATCTCAGGTCCCTGCCCCAGGACAGGGGGCTCACGGCGGAGCAGAAGAAGATCAAGGCCGCGGCCCGCGAGTTCGAGGCGGTCATGATCCACCAGATGCTCAAGACCATGCGCAGCACCGTCAAGCCGGGCGACCCGGAAGGGGGCTCGGCGATGGCGACCTACCGCGACATGATGGACGAGCAGATGGCGCGGAGCATGGCCCACGGCCGAGGGATCGGTCTTGCCGACGTGATCGCGCGGCAGATGATGGGGCTGGACAAGCGCTCGCCCGACAAGCCCTGAGTGTTTCGCCACCCTCGCGACCGGGAACAACCACCTGGGTTGTTCGTTTGATCCTAAAGGAGCCTTCCCGATGCCGCTCTCCAATTGTCCTCGCTGCAAGAAGCTGTTCAACAAGGTCGCTGCCAACATCTGCGATGCCTGCCGGCACCGCGACGAGGTCGACTTCGAGCTCTGCTACCGTTTCCTGCGCGACAACCCCAACTCGACGGTCGCCGCGATCGCGGATGCGACCGGGGTCGAGCAGCGGCAGATCATGGACTTCTACCGCACCGGGCGCCTGATCGCCGGCGAGGCGGGCTACCCGTGCGAGCGCTGCGGCGGACCGACGCACCGGGGCTCGTACTGCGCCAAGTGCACCGAGTCCCTGCGCTCGGGTTTTGCGCCCGGCACGCCGGCCCGTCGGGAGGAGTCGCCCCGGTCCCTCGACGACGAAGGGGGCGGGCGCGCCAAGCGCGACTTCTCGCACCAGCTGCGCATCGACCGCCGCTGACCCCCTGCGTTCAAGGTCCCGCCTCTCGCGAAGAGGCGGGACCTTTTTCCTAAAGTTCCGCGGATTTCGGCCGATATTCAGAGCTAGAAGCCTCCCATTCGATGGATCGACAAGAGGACCCCCCATGAAGATTTCGTCCGAACAAATCCAGCAGATGCTCCAGGCCCGCGCCGTCAAGGGTGCCGGCAAGGTCCAGAAGGCGGCGCCGGTGGATCCGGTGGCCAAGGCCGACGGCGCGGCGCTCTCCGTCGCGGGCCAGGACATCACCAAGGCCCTGTCGCTGATTTCCAAGACCTCGGACGTGCGCGCCGAGAAGGTGGCCGCGCTCAAGGAGCGCGTCGCCGCCGGCACCTACGACGTGGCGGGACGCGACATCGTCGGCTCGCTTTTCGATCGCTAGCGGCGCGCACCGATGGAGACCCAGCTCGCGGCGCTCGAAGCCGCTCTGCGCCATGAGGCGGCGGCGTACCAGGTCCTGGTCAATCGCCTGCCCTTCAAGCTCGCGCTGATCCGCAAGAACCGCGTCGATCAGCTGGAGCATCTCACCCGGCAGGAGGAAGCGGATCTCGCTCGCCTGCTCGGCTTCGAGCGCGAGCGCCTCGAGAGCGTGCATGCGATCCTCGGGGCGCTCCCCGCGGGCACCGAGCCGTCGCTCGCGGGGATTCTCCCCCACCTGAGCGCTGATTGGCGCTCTCGCCTCGCCCCGCTCGGCGATCGCCTCCGGGATCTGGTCGGCGCCCTGCGCGAGGGCCACGAGACCTGCAGGGTGCTCCTCAAGGCGAGCCTCGAGTACGTGGACATCACCATGCAGCTGGTGAGCCGCACCGTGGCCAACGCTCAGCCCTTGCTGTACGGCGGTGCCGACGAGGAGACCCCCCTGCACTCCCCAAGCCTCTTGCTCGACCGGAGGGCCTGATGGACTATTCCCTTTACGGTCTGGGCGCCGCGTACCGCGGCATGGTCGCCGCCCAGGCGGCGCTCAACACCGTGGGCAACAACCTCGCCAACGCCAACACCGAGGGCTATTCGCGCCAGCGGGTCGAGCAGGTCCCGGCGGCCTCGATCATGCAGTACTCCTTCAACACGCCCGTGAGCCTTGCGCAGATGGGCGGCGGGGTGCAGGTGACCTCGATCAAGCGCGTGCGCGACGACTTCCTGGACATGCAGGTCCGCTACGAGACCGCCACGCTCGGGGCCAACGAGACCATGCGCGACCAGGTCAACCAGATCGAGGGCCTGTTCCAGGAGCCCGGAGAATACGGCCTCAGCGCGGTCATGACCAAGTTCTTCAACGCGTGGGATCAGCTCGCCGTCAAGGCGGATGACTCCGCGGCCCGCAGCGAGGTCCGCGAGCAGGGCGTGACGCTCGCCAACACCTTCAACGCCATGCACCGCAACCTGGTGCGCATGCGCGCCGACCTGGACGCGCAGATCCAGCGGCAGGTGGCCGACATCAACGGCCTCACCAGCCAGGTAAGCGCCCTCAACCAGCAGATCGCTGCTTCCGGGGCCCTGGGGACCCAGTCCAACTCGCTGATGGATCAGCGCGACGCCCTGCTGGAGAAGCTGTCCAAGATCACCAGCATCCAGACCAGCCTTCAGCCCGACGGCAAGATGTACGTCTACATGAAGGGCCGCGGCCTGGTGGACAGCGATCGCGCCGAGCTGCTTACGACTGCCGCCAACGCGGAGGGCAACCTCTCGGAGGTGGCCTTCCGCGGCGTGGTCATCCCCCCCATGGAGATCGGGGGCAGTCTCGGGGCGCTCTTCAGCGCCCGCGATGAGGTCATCGGCCGATCCAAGGCCGAGGCGCGGCCCGGCACCCCGGTGTTGCCCGATACCCCGAACGGCGTGCTCTACCAGCTCGACGTGCTCGCCAACGAGCTCGCCCAGAAGGTCAACGCCTACCACACGACCGGTACCGATCTCTCCGGGACCATGGCGGGGACCCCGTTCTTCGTCAATAACAACCCCTACGCCTCGGTTGCCGACAACACCTTCATCGGGGTCCAGGGTTTCCTGGTCAACCTGGACATCCAGAACGGCACGCCGGGCCTCGACAAGATCGTGGCGGGCCGCCCGACCGATGCGGCGCGCCCGACCGTGCCCGGCCCGGGCGACAACGAGATCGCCCAGAAGATCGCGAGCATTCGCTCGGAGGCGGGCTTCGGCCATCCGACCCAGACCCTCAGCGACTACTATCGCACCTTCCTCTCCAACCTGGGGGTGGTGGGACAGTCCGCCAATCGGACGGCCGTCAATCAGACCAACCTCATCGATCACCTGCACGACCAGCGGGAGTCGGTGTCGGGCGTCAGCTTCGACCAGGAGATGTCGGATCTGGTCCGCTACCAGCACGCCTACAACGCTTCCGCCAAGGTCCTCACCATGTTCGACGAGGTCCTGGATCGCCTGATCAACGGCGTGGCGCCGGGTCGCTAGACCTGATTCCACGCGAAGCACCTGCTGCACAGCGAAGGGACTGAACCATGCGCGTCACCAACAAGATGATCTCCGACAGCGTCTACCGCAACGCGGGCTCGCACCTCGAGAAGATGGCGGACCTGCAGGAGAAGCTCGCGAGCGGCAAGGCCATCAACAAGCCCTCCGACAACCCCAGCGCCGTCAACGTCGCGATGCTCCTTCGCAACACCCTCGCCGACCAGGATCAGTACGTCAGCAACCTCAAGCAGGTCGACACCTGGCTCGACACCGGCGATCAGACGATCGGCTCTGGGCAGACGGTCATGCTGCGCGCGCTGGAGCTTGCGACCCAGGGAGCCTCGGACACCGGGACCCCCGAGTCGCGCAAGGCCATCGCCCAGGAGGTGCGCGAGCTCCAGGAGCAGCTCCGAGGCATCGCCAACACCCAGCTCGCTGGGCGCTTCATCTTCGCCGGCTCCCAGACGCTCACCGAGCCCTACCCCAAGGGGGCTGCCCCCGATCCCACCAAGATCGACAACGTCGACGCCCTGACCGCCGAGATCGGCCCCGGCATCGCGATCCGCTACAACGTGACCGGCACGGAGGTCTTCGGGGCCACCACCGATCCCAACAGCGCCTTCAAGGTCCTCGATGACCTGGCGGTGGCCCTGGAGAGCGACGACGGGAAAACCACCGGGGCCCAGATCGATCGGATCAATGCGCGCATCGACACCATGTCGTTGCAGCGCGCCGGCCTGGGAGGCAAGAAGAACCGCTCGGAGCTGTTGGCCGAGCGCTACAGCGCCACCGAGGTCAGCCTGCGCGATCTGCTGAGCGCCAACGAGGAAGTGGACATGCCCAAGGTCATCTCGCAGCTGACCCTCTCCACCAGCGTCTACCAGGCCTCGCTGGCGGCGAGCGCCCGGATCGTCCAGCCCTCCTTGATGGACTTCCTCAAGTAAGGCGCCGGATGGGTTAGAATGGGGAGAGACCCCTTGAAGAGCTTGGAGCCCATGACCATCACCACCCGCCAGTTCGGTCCCATCGACTACTCGGAGGAGGCCGTGATCACCTTCCCCGAGGGGCTGCTCGGCTTCGAGCGGATGCATCGCTTTCTCTTGATCGACCAGCCCGAGATCGAGCCGCTGCGCTGGCTCCAGTCGATCGACGAGCCTCAGATCGCCTTCACCGTGATCGAGCCCGAGCTGGTATTCCCCACGTTCCGGGTCCGCCTCTCGGCGACCGATCGCGAGGGCCTCGGCCTCGGTCCCGGGAGCGAGCCGCGGGTGCTGGTGCTGGTGACGGTGCCGCAGGATCCCGCCGACATGACGGCCAACCTCCTGGGGCCCCTGGTCGTGCACCCCGACAAGAAGCTGGGCCGGCAGCTGGTACTCCACGATTCCGCCCTCGGCACCCGCGAACGTCTCATCCCCGGCGCGGCCAGCGCCGTCACCGCCTAGTCGCGTCAGGGGGACCCATGCTCGTCTTGAGCCGCAAACCCAACCAGAGCATCATGATCGGCGACGGGATCGAGGTGGTGGTCCTCGAGGTCAAGGGGGACACCGTCAAGATCGGCCTCAAGGCTCCGCGCGACGTCAAGGTCTACCGCCAGGAAGTCTACGCCGAGATCACGCGCGAGAACGCGCGCGCTGCCGCCGCCGTGGCCCCCGCCTTGGATGCCGCCCGGCTGCTTCAGCAGGCCCTCAAGAAGAAGGCGGAGTCGACCGAGCCGCCGAGCGCAACCTAGCCTGGCGACCACTTGAAAGCTTTTGCCCCCGGATGGTATAAAGAGGCGATGCCTTGCGCAGCGCCTACAGGCGTCCTCACGCGCTCGGCAGGCGTGCAGCGGCCAGGGATCGGCGCGGCGACGGGCACACGGACGGGTGCCCTGAGACAGGCCCCCAGCGACGGGGCGAGGACCGGCTTGAAGATCCGCCAATACACCGCGGCCACCATGCAGGAGGCCCGACTCAAGATCAAGATGGACCTCGGCCCCGACGCCGTGATTCTTCACACCCGATCCTTCAAGCGAGGCGGGGTCTTCGGCCTCTTCGCCAAGGAGATGGTCGAGGTCCTGGCCGCGGTGGATGCGCCCGACCCCGGCGGCTACCGCCTCAGCCCCCCCCTTCCGAGCCCCACCGGCCATACCCCGACGCTCGTCTCTACCATCGCCCCCGCCCTCCCTGTTACCGGGCCAAGCGAGCCGCCGCCGCCCAGCACGGAGGTGGCCGAGCTAAAAGAAGCGGTTGTCGAGGTCAAGCGCATGCTCGGCTCCATGGCCGAGCAACTGGGCACTGGCCGCGTCGAGTGGCCCGCCCCCTTCGCAGCCTTCTACAATCGCCTGGTTGCAAGCGAGCTTGCGCCGGAGCTCGCGCGCGCGCTGGTGACCAAGCTCGTCGAGAGCGGAGCCGCCGAGCCCACCCCCGAGGCGGTGCGCGCTCAGGAGTCGCTCATCGCGAGCTGGCTCTCCTGTTCGGGGGCGATCGCCCCACCCGAGTCGCTCGAGGCACGCCCCAAGATCGTCGCGCTGGTCGGACCCACCGGGGTTGGCAAGACGACCACCATCGCGAAGCTCGCCGCCAACTTCCGCCTCATCCAGCAGCAAGACGTCGTGCTGATCACGATCGACACCTACCGGGTGGCGGCTGTCGAGCAGCTGCGCACGTACGGCGACATCATCGGCATCCCGGTCGAGGTGGTGGTGACGCCGAGCGCTCTCAAGGACGCCATCGCACGCTACTCCGACAAGGACGTCATCCTGATCGACACGGCGGGCCGCTCGCCCTCCAACCGCATGCACCTGCACGAGCTGCGGGGCTTTTTGGACATCCCTCAGCCGCGGGAGGTGCACCTGGTCCTCTCGGCCACGACCAACCGCGCAAACCTCGAGCGGATCACCGAGGCCTTCGAGCCGGTCGGGGTCGATCGGGTGATCTTCACCAAGATCGACGAGACCGGCGCATTCGGGGCCATGCTCTCGGCGGCGCACACCTTCGCCAAGCCCCTCTCCTACCTCACGACCGGTCAGAGCGTTCCTGACGACATCCGGACCGCCGACGCGGCCGCGATGGCGCGCATGCTCACCGACGAGATGCTCGTATGATGGGCGATCAGGCCGAGCGCCTCCGCCAGCTGGTGCAGCGCGGCAAGGCCCCCGAGGTGCAGGTGACCCCCCCGATCCTGGTGCCGCTCACGACCGAGCAGGATTTGGAGACCGCCCGGAAGAGCGATGCACCTGAGGCGGTACCGGCGACAGAGCCGTCGCCGGCCGCACCGGCGCCGGAGGCTGCTGGCCTCCCGCCTGGGGTCTCGCTGCCCGTGCCCGAGCCCGGAGCGCGCTCGGGCCGCACCATCGTGATCACGAGCGGAAAGGGCGGCGTCGGCAAGACCAACGTCACCGTCAACCTCGCGCTCACCTTCGCGCGGCGCGGTCGCAAGACGATCCTCTTCGACGCGGACCTCGGCATGGCCAACGTGGACGTGATGATGGGCATTTCGCCCCAGTACTCCATCGCGGACGTCCTGAAGGGGCGAAAGCCCCTCCTCGAGGTGGTCCACTGGGTCAGCGACTACCTGGGCATCGTGCCGGGTGGCTCCGGCGTCTCGGAGCTCGCGAACCTGGAGCCCGCCCAGCTCGAAACGGTGCTGGCACAGCTGGCCACGCTGGAGTCCGCAGCCGAGATCATCCTGGTGGACACCGGGGCGGGCATCTCGCGCAACGTGGTGAACTTCGTGATGGCCGCCAGCGAGATCCTGGTGGTCACCACCCCCGAGCCCACGGCCATCACCGACGCCTACGGCATGATCAAGGAGATCGACGCGAACAACCCGTCGGCGACGGTACAACTGCTGGTCAACATGGCGGACTCGGAGGCCGAGGCGCGATCCGTCGCCGCCAAGCTCGCGATGATCGTCGAGCGGTTCCTGAGCGTCAAGATCCAGTACATCGGCTGCATCGAGCGCGACGGTCACGTGAGCCGCTCGGTCCTCATGCAGCAGCCCTTCACCCACGCCTATCCCAACTCCACCGCGACCCGGCGCCTCAATATCCTGGCCGGGACCCTGCTCGCCCAGAACGACGAGGGCAAGCCCAGCGGCGGCTTCTTCTCGCGCCTGGTGCATCAGATCTTCCGGAGCGGGCGTTCCTGATTTCATTCCTCACGAATTCCTCACGGTTTCGATCCCACTCTAGCAGATTACCTGCTTGCTGTTACCGATCCGCCGGATGAAGAATCCTCAAGGCGCCTGCGACGCATCCGATCTCGGAATGAAGAGCTTTTTTCTAAGCGCGTTAGGTGATTTTTCTGTGAAGTTGCCCGCGAATATGCTAAATTTTTTCTCCAATCGGTCGATTGAGTGTTATAGAGGGCTATCCCGGCGGGAACAAGGGAATAAGCAAATAAGCAAGAGTTCGGGCAAGGAGGCCCACGCCCCGGATCCGGGGCTCGCCACGATCCCCTCGGGTGAGGGGATGTATCTCTCCATTACGGAAGGAGCCGAAATGAAAAAGACTCTCGGAATGATCGCGCTCACCGGTGGCCTGGTGGCCGCTGGCTGCGCCATGCTGCCCACCACCGGTGCGAAGGCCCCTGCTGGCCAGCCCACCGCCGTTGGCCTCAGCGGCCCCGGCAGCGCCTACATCAACATGAACGGCGACCGCGGCATCCAGGCGATCGCCGGAGGTGCCAAGGAAGTAGTTGCCCGCGTCTATGAGGCGGATGCCACCTATGGCAGCGCGTTCGCCGCATCCGGCTCGGCCGCCGCGGTCATCGAGCAGTACCAAAGCAAGGTCCTGATGGCGACCGCCTCGGTCGTCTCGGGTACCGCCAACCTGGTCCTGCCCCCGCTGCCCGCCGGCAAGCATGTCATCAAGCTGGATGCCTACAAGTTCGCCGGCATGGTCGATGCGGCCGGTGCGGACACCGCGAGTGCCAGCACCAACCTGGTCGCTCAGTCCGAGGCCTACGTCCAGACGGTTGTCGGTCTGCCCTACAAGGCGACCTTCCCCCTGTTCATGACCTTCGCCACGACCGTCGACGCCTCGCCCTCGTCGGGCACTGCGACCCTGTCGGTGCAGGCGCCCGCCGTCGTGGCCGGCACCACCGGCCTCTTCCTGCGCATGGCGAACTGGAACTACTACGCGAACACCGCGTCCAACTCGCTGCGTCTGGTGATCACCCACCCGACCGCCTTCGCGGCCAACCTCGCGTCGGGCTCTGCGGGTACCTACGGCATCGGCGACGTGAAGGCTGCCAAGGGCTTTACGACCGGTTCGATCCCCGCCTGGAGCTGGACGAACGATCGCAAGTATCTGTACACTGACCTGACTTTCCTTGCGGCTTCGGCCAGTGAGTATGCGTCGAATTCCTACACGGTCAAGACCACCGGCTCGCTCTCGCTCTCGCTGCCCGCAGTCTTTGCTCCCTCGGGCTACAAGCTGACGGTCATCGATGCGGCCAGCGGCTCGTCGCTGGACGGCGGCTCGACCCTCAACTAAGGGAGAGTCAGGATGAAGAGGCGCTTTCTCCTCGTCCTCCTCGCAGGCTGCCTCTTGGCAGCCTGCGAGGAGGTCCCGACCGGAAACCTGCCTGCTAGCTCGGGGACGAACACGACCACGAACCAGCAGAACAACAATCAGACCGGTCAAACCGGCCAGACGGCGACCGGGAAGGACGCGGGCGGTACGATCGATGACGGCAAGGTCGTCATCCAGTTCCCCGATACTGCGGAATAGGTCAAGGCCCTCTTCCTGCTTGCAATCGAAGACCCCTCACGGCCCTGGCTGTGAGGGGTCTTCGAATTCGAACGGCGATTGTTCCACGACGCGAAACTGCCGGAACTTCGGCTCTGCGCTCACAGTGGGCGATTTGCATGTCGGTTTAGCGTCGTGTGAACAAACGTAAAAGCGAACAAGCATTCTCTGGGGCAAGGAGGCCCGCACTTCGCACGCTGATGCAACGATATCGATCAGTTCGAGCGTCGATCGAGCAAGTCTAGCTTTTGGTTGTAGGATCGAGCGGCATCCCAGGCCTCCTCGTATCCGACGATCGGGCCGCCGGAGCGCGCCAGGTAGGCGATGCCGGCGCCTGCTGCGGCCGCCAGGTCGACGGCCGACACTGCGAGCCAGGTGCGGGTGAAGACGCCGTCGGGTTTGCGCTGGTAGTTGGTGACGAACAAGCCCAGAAACACGGGGGCGAGGGCCAAGAGGCCGAGCGACGTCACGCCGAGGGCGGTTCGCGCGTTTTGCTCCGCCTTCACCTGGGGCATGAGCGAGGGGTGTGCCTCGAGTCGCTCCACCGCCTCGATGAAGCGATCGCTCGAGATGGGATGATCGCCCATTCGAAGGATATAATTGCCGTTGCCGGTGGGGGTGACGTTGACGTACTCGATGTCGCCGCTCACCTTGAGCTTCGGCAATCCCGAGGCTACGGCGAGGCCCGGCAGCTGAAGTTGCAGGGCGGTGAGCGCGAGGGTGGTCAATCCCAGTCGGGTCTGGTTTCTGCGTTGGCTCATGCTCTCTTAGTACCCTGTTTTGCGCCCAATGAAAAGGGCCCGCGGCCGCTGCGGCGGTCACGAGCCCTGGTATGAAGCGTGTCTTAGCTGTCCTGAGTCTTGCGGCGGCGGCTCTGGAGGAAGGCCCGGCCGTTGCGGACCGTCTGCAGCGAGCGGTTCACCTCGTTCTCGAGCTGCGCCAGGACCTGGTCGGCGTAACGCTCGGCCGAGGTCCGAAGCTCCATGGCCTCGCGCTGGGCGTTCGCGATGATCTGCTGGGCCTGGAGCTTGGCCTGCTGGATCTCCTGCGCGGTCGGGCTGATGAAGTCGGGCATGGGCATCGCCTCGCGCAGCGAGGGCTCCTTGGCGATGGGGGCCTCGACGACGGGCGAGCGCTCGGGCTCTATCCGGATCGGTTCGCGCAGCGAGGGCTCTTTGGTCTGAACGTCACGCAGCTCGGGGTGGAGGGCCAGCGCGGCCTTGCGAAGCGAGCTATCGAAGGCAGGGGCCTCCACGATGGGCTGGGGGATCGCTGCCGGCCGCTTCAGCGACTCCTCGCGCAGATCGGGCGGCAGGGTGCGCACGGCCGTCGGGGCGCTCACGGGATCCTGGGCGCCCACCTCGGCCTCCGAGGAGAGCAGCGATCGCACGCTCGTGGATACCGAGACCTTGGGCGCGGGGCCCCGGCCTGCGTCCTGTTGGTACTGGAGCACCAGGTCGCTGCCGTTGAGGCCGAGGAGCTTGGCGTACTGGCGGATGTACCCGTGGATGTAGACCGGAGCGGGCAGCTTCGCGATGTCGCCTTCCTCGAGCGCGACGAGATAGGGCAGCTTGATGTAGGTGCGCTGGGCCACCTCTTCGAGGGTGATCCCCTTGGCTTCGCGGGTCTGGCGCAGCGTCTGGCTGACGGATGACATCGGAAGGCTGGCTCCTCAGTGGTTTCGGGCAAACGGTTCCTTGATGGCGTCAATTCTAGCAGGGAGGCCCTCCCCTTCCAAGTCCTCGCGTGGCTCCAACGTGACTGTCGTCACATGTAAGCATGGAGAAATCGTCGTCATGAAGCGCGTTTTACCTCTTTGTTAAAAATCGTTGCGCGTCGTTTTCCCGCTGGTTTTCCGGGGAGCGGCGCT
This is a stretch of genomic DNA from Pantanalinema sp.. It encodes these proteins:
- the flhF gene encoding flagellar biosynthesis protein FlhF, producing the protein MKIRQYTAATMQEARLKIKMDLGPDAVILHTRSFKRGGVFGLFAKEMVEVLAAVDAPDPGGYRLSPPLPSPTGHTPTLVSTIAPALPVTGPSEPPPPSTEVAELKEAVVEVKRMLGSMAEQLGTGRVEWPAPFAAFYNRLVASELAPELARALVTKLVESGAAEPTPEAVRAQESLIASWLSCSGAIAPPESLEARPKIVALVGPTGVGKTTTIAKLAANFRLIQQQDVVLITIDTYRVAAVEQLRTYGDIIGIPVEVVVTPSALKDAIARYSDKDVILIDTAGRSPSNRMHLHELRGFLDIPQPREVHLVLSATTNRANLERITEAFEPVGVDRVIFTKIDETGAFGAMLSAAHTFAKPLSYLTTGQSVPDDIRTADAAAMARMLTDEMLV
- a CDS encoding MinD/ParA family protein, with the protein product MGDQAERLRQLVQRGKAPEVQVTPPILVPLTTEQDLETARKSDAPEAVPATEPSPAAPAPEAAGLPPGVSLPVPEPGARSGRTIVITSGKGGVGKTNVTVNLALTFARRGRKTILFDADLGMANVDVMMGISPQYSIADVLKGRKPLLEVVHWVSDYLGIVPGGSGVSELANLEPAQLETVLAQLATLESAAEIILVDTGAGISRNVVNFVMAASEILVVTTPEPTAITDAYGMIKEIDANNPSATVQLLVNMADSEAEARSVAAKLAMIVERFLSVKIQYIGCIERDGHVSRSVLMQQPFTHAYPNSTATRRLNILAGTLLAQNDEGKPSGGFFSRLVHQIFRSGRS
- a CDS encoding helix-turn-helix domain-containing protein, giving the protein MSSVSQTLRQTREAKGITLEEVAQRTYIKLPYLVALEEGDIAKLPAPVYIHGYIRQYAKLLGLNGSDLVLQYQQDAGRGPAPKVSVSTSVRSLLSSEAEVGAQDPVSAPTAVRTLPPDLREESLKRPAAIPQPIVEAPAFDSSLRKAALALHPELRDVQTKEPSLREPIRIEPERSPVVEAPIAKEPSLREAMPMPDFISPTAQEIQQAKLQAQQIIANAQREAMELRTSAERYADQVLAQLENEVNRSLQTVRNGRAFLQSRRRKTQDS
- the csrA gene encoding carbon storage regulator CsrA: MLVLSRKPNQSIMIGDGIEVVVLEVKGDTVKIGLKAPRDVKVYRQEVYAEITRENARAAAAVAPALDAARLLQQALKKKAESTEPPSAT
- a CDS encoding flagellar assembly protein FliW; this encodes MTITTRQFGPIDYSEEAVITFPEGLLGFERMHRFLLIDQPEIEPLRWLQSIDEPQIAFTVIEPELVFPTFRVRLSATDREGLGLGPGSEPRVLVLVTVPQDPADMTANLLGPLVVHPDKKLGRQLVLHDSALGTRERLIPGAASAVTA